The Arcobacter arenosus region TAAAAAATCATTCCCTACTAATTTTTCTTTTCTTTTTTCTAATTGCAAAATATTTTGACAATCTGTATATACTGTAATTTCAGACTCTTTCAAATCTTCTAAAGCCCAAAGCAAAACCTCTAGTTCAAGTTTTGTTGAAGAGGTATTTTCAAATTTTTTCACAAATATACTTTGACTTTCTAAATTTTCATCATATACAAAAAAAGCTCCAAAACCAATTTTACTTTGTGGATTTACACTACCATCACAAAAAAGTTTTATCCCACTCATTTGTA contains the following coding sequences:
- a CDS encoding ribonuclease HI — protein: MSGIKLFCDGSVNPQSKIGFGAFFVYDENLESQSIFVKKFENTSSTKLELEVLLWALEDLKESEITVYTDCQNILQLEKRKEKLVGNDFLTSSGKKVKNEELYKKFYAKIKNLSLNFVKIKGHKKTALKDDLDKLFNLVDKASRKALREFNKKEKI